One region of Armatimonadota bacterium genomic DNA includes:
- the rpoN gene encoding RNA polymerase factor sigma-54 yields the protein MSYGLLIEQGLKQTLSQRIDPKLIMANNILQLSSLELQQVVEQELAENPALEVPEEDPCEGCEQPKTLCLDCPFRKQSVSSDDSDLSVYELDEPIDFAADADDGEGDFISNIRAEVTLHDYLTEVLRAVVPSEQWDIGEYIISNINESGYLECTIEELAHEMGKDIDEVELVLSVIHTLDPPGIGARNLQECLQIQLERLEEDECGNPVALAIVRDYWQEMLSGKVGRIARRLKVTAKDVGFAIEFVRKQLNPYPGNSFRPPYQNEPVNQGGAVRPDVVVRRTPNGYEIDVAGSDFYLLSINSRYRQMYNDIRNGGAKKFSGDDKSHISQFVERADLFIRYINERRKTLRQITKSIVEYQQGYIETGAKSFLRPLTRTKIARALKMHESTVSRATANKFVQLPSQEVVPFDFFFDGSVSIKDVIGELIASEDKCNPLSDQQIAKILQEQGLNVARRTVVKYREAQKILSSRQRRR from the coding sequence GTGAGCTACGGATTGCTGATCGAGCAAGGTCTAAAACAGACTTTATCACAACGGATTGACCCCAAGTTAATCATGGCCAACAACATACTGCAGCTTTCATCACTGGAGTTGCAGCAGGTCGTCGAGCAGGAACTTGCGGAAAATCCGGCGCTTGAGGTGCCTGAGGAGGACCCTTGCGAAGGCTGCGAACAGCCAAAAACTCTGTGCCTTGACTGCCCGTTCCGCAAGCAGTCCGTCTCTTCGGACGATTCCGATCTGAGCGTGTATGAGTTGGATGAGCCGATTGATTTTGCTGCCGATGCCGATGATGGCGAGGGTGATTTCATATCAAACATACGCGCCGAGGTCACGCTTCACGACTACCTCACCGAGGTTTTGCGCGCCGTAGTACCTTCCGAGCAGTGGGATATCGGCGAGTATATCATATCCAACATCAATGAATCGGGCTATCTAGAATGCACTATTGAAGAGCTTGCTCATGAGATGGGTAAGGATATAGATGAAGTCGAGCTGGTCCTTTCGGTCATACACACCCTCGATCCTCCGGGGATCGGCGCGCGCAATCTGCAGGAATGCCTGCAGATTCAGCTCGAAAGGCTGGAGGAAGATGAATGCGGTAATCCGGTCGCGCTGGCCATTGTGCGCGACTATTGGCAGGAAATGCTCTCCGGTAAGGTAGGCAGAATAGCTCGCCGCCTGAAGGTGACTGCAAAGGATGTCGGTTTCGCAATCGAGTTTGTCAGAAAGCAGCTAAACCCCTATCCCGGCAACAGTTTCCGGCCTCCTTATCAAAATGAGCCTGTAAACCAGGGTGGAGCGGTCAGGCCGGATGTCGTGGTGCGCCGAACACCGAACGGCTACGAGATCGACGTGGCGGGCAGCGATTTTTACCTGTTGTCGATCAACTCAAGATACCGCCAGATGTATAACGATATCCGTAACGGTGGAGCTAAAAAATTCAGCGGAGATGATAAGAGCCACATTTCACAGTTTGTCGAGCGAGCTGACCTGTTCATACGATATATAAATGAAAGGCGCAAGACACTGCGGCAGATCACGAAATCGATTGTGGAGTATCAGCAGGGCTATATAGAGACCGGCGCGAAATCTTTTCTAAGGCCGCTTACCCGCACCAAGATAGCGCGCGCGCTGAAGATGCATGAATCTACTGTCAGTCGCGCTACGGCGAACAAGTTTGTTCAACTTCCAAGCCAGGAAGTTGTACCGTTCGACTTTTTCTTCGACGGCTCAGTATCAATCAAGGATGTAATTGGGGAACTCATAGCCTCGGAAGACAAGTGTAATCCTCTCAGTGACCAGCAGATCGCAAAGATTCTGCAGGAACAGGGCCTTAATGTTGCCCGCAGAACGGTGGTCAAATACCGTGAAGCGCAAAAAATCCTCTCCAGCCGCCAGCGGCGAAGATAA
- a CDS encoding CCA tRNA nucleotidyltransferase encodes MNRVIEKLRRATQNSPYAGRLYLVGGIVRDKFMGIPPDEDIDIVLEGDAAGLANFLHERGVADYRPVTFARFGTAMIIVDDRQVEIVGARKESYDASSRKPITQPGTLADDAARRDFTINTLLENLHTGEVLDLTGQAERDIRDGIIRTPVDPIVTFNDDPLRMLRAIRFASRFGFKIDEKTYSAIYSSAHRLSIVSQERIKDEFLKILMSAGMVRGLEMLRETGLLAIFAPELTAMHGVTQNIYHIYDVWTHSLKTLESIPAEAGIIMRLAALMHDIGKVEARSVAPDGAVHFYNHAQVGAKIAHRIMRRLKFSNSQIAQVEFLISMHLRVGEYDKQWTDAAVRRLIREADHHLDDLIMLTQADKSASNTDMPSVDLDAFCEHVARVKTKLAGHKITSPLDGREIIELLGIDQGPKVGEVKAYLEREIIEGNLLAGDKAGAAELIGHKFGVIS; translated from the coding sequence ATGAACCGGGTAATCGAAAAGCTTCGGAGGGCGACACAAAATAGCCCATATGCGGGACGGCTCTATCTGGTCGGCGGCATTGTTCGCGACAAGTTTATGGGTATTCCTCCCGATGAGGACATAGACATTGTGCTCGAAGGCGACGCTGCCGGGCTTGCGAATTTTTTGCACGAGCGCGGCGTCGCCGATTACCGCCCGGTAACTTTTGCGCGTTTTGGGACGGCTATGATCATAGTCGATGACCGTCAGGTCGAGATTGTGGGGGCTAGGAAAGAGTCATATGATGCCTCCAGCCGCAAGCCGATCACACAGCCCGGAACACTTGCCGACGATGCGGCGCGCCGCGATTTCACCATAAACACTCTGCTTGAAAACCTCCATACCGGCGAGGTCCTGGACCTTACCGGCCAGGCTGAGCGCGATATCCGCGATGGAATCATCCGCACTCCTGTCGATCCTATAGTCACTTTTAATGACGACCCTCTGCGCATGCTTCGCGCAATACGCTTTGCATCCCGATTTGGGTTCAAGATCGATGAAAAAACTTACTCAGCCATATACTCCAGCGCCCACAGATTGAGTATCGTCAGCCAGGAACGTATTAAGGACGAGTTTCTGAAAATATTGATGAGCGCCGGAATGGTCCGGGGTTTGGAGATGCTGCGTGAAACCGGCTTGCTTGCCATATTTGCGCCTGAGCTTACGGCCATGCATGGAGTCACCCAAAACATCTATCACATATATGATGTATGGACACATTCATTAAAGACGCTTGAGTCAATTCCCGCCGAAGCGGGTATTATAATGAGGCTGGCCGCTTTGATGCATGATATAGGTAAGGTCGAGGCAAGGTCCGTTGCTCCCGATGGAGCAGTTCACTTTTATAATCATGCTCAGGTGGGCGCGAAGATAGCCCATAGGATTATGCGCAGATTGAAATTTTCAAACTCGCAGATCGCCCAGGTCGAATTTCTAATATCAATGCATCTGCGAGTTGGGGAATATGATAAACAGTGGACCGATGCAGCCGTGCGTCGTCTTATTCGTGAGGCGGACCATCACCTAGATGATCTGATAATGCTGACCCAGGCGGACAAGTCCGCATCGAATACGGATATGCCTTCGGTCGATCTGGATGCGTTTTGCGAACATGTTGCGCGAGTAAAGACAAAGCTGGCCGGTCATAAGATTACAAGCCCGCTCGACGGACGTGAAATAATTGAACTGCTGGGTATTGATCAGGGGCCGAAAGTTGGCGAGGTCAAGGCATATTTGGAGAGGGAAATTATTGAAGGGAATCTTTTGGCGGGTGACAAAGCAGGGGCTGCCGAATTAATCGGGCATAAGTTTGGCGTAATATCTTAG
- a CDS encoding haloacid dehalogenase, giving the protein MENITIIADEIRELLDETNAVREAALKLSRETIRLCANSIRASHREDFDEACRLKSEARKKVEEAKQILKDKLEIYYTGYVQDAQKEYAESELTYAIIREMEFPRHEDLGVEAAAYLNGMAEAIGESRRHVLDVMRHGDLVRAERILDIMDEVYYILITFDYPDAVTQGLRRQTDMVRGVLERTRGDITLLQQQQRLEGAIETAIERMCNEPGNRKASEGDTK; this is encoded by the coding sequence ATGGAAAACATAACAATAATCGCTGATGAAATTCGCGAACTGCTGGATGAGACAAATGCCGTAAGAGAAGCGGCGTTAAAGCTGTCGCGTGAAACTATCAGGCTCTGTGCAAACTCCATTCGCGCAAGTCATAGAGAGGACTTTGACGAGGCCTGCAGGCTGAAATCCGAGGCTCGCAAAAAGGTCGAAGAGGCAAAGCAGATACTCAAGGACAAGCTCGAAATTTATTACACGGGCTATGTTCAGGATGCTCAGAAAGAGTATGCCGAGTCGGAGCTGACTTATGCTATAATCCGGGAGATGGAGTTTCCGCGCCATGAGGATCTGGGTGTCGAGGCGGCGGCGTATCTCAACGGTATGGCCGAGGCCATTGGCGAGAGCAGACGCCACGTGCTGGATGTGATGCGTCACGGCGATCTGGTTAGGGCCGAGCGGATTCTGGATATAATGGACGAGGTATACTACATACTCATTACGTTCGACTATCCAGACGCAGTCACGCAGGGCCTTCGCCGGCAGACGGATATGGTCAGAGGTGTTCTCGAGCGCACCCGAGGGGACATCACTCTTCTTCAACAGCAGCAGAGGCTCGAGGGCGCGATCGAGACCGCTATAGAGCGGATGTGCAATGAACCGGGTAATCGAAAAGCTTCGGAGGGCGACACAAAATAG